TATGATGTTTCGTCTATGTGTGGGTAATGTCTGAAAACCCACGCGACCGTGCCAGATATGCCGTATTCACTTTTAAGTAGTTGATAAAGAACTGGGTGCTGTCTTTGGCAATAGGGACATTGTAGGTCGCCGTATTCAATTATTATTATTTCTGCTTCGGGGTTGCCTATAAAAAGATCGTCTTTATAGCTCACGGGTTTTACAGAGGCATCTTCTTCTATAATCTCTATTTTTTCTTGAAGGTTAATCTCTGCGACAGCGTCTTTCTCTTTCTGGTAATTGAAAATTATAGAAAGAGAGATGATTGACGAGGCAATTATTATAAAAATAGGTATGCGGTAATGGTAAAACATAAGTGATATAATATAATTGTACTATAAAATAAAATATGTTTTCTTATATAAAAGAGGGTATCGTGCAGGGAATTTCAGAGTTGTTTCCTGTGTCGTCTTCCACACATCTTATGTTTTTTACGGATATGGGGGCAGAGATTATGCCACATTCAGCATTGGCATAATCTCTNNNNNNNNNNCAATGCTGAATGTGGCATCTGCGCTTGCTATTGCTTTTGTGTTTAGGGGGGATATAAAAAAATGGTTTGTTGATATAAATTCAGCAGTGCCGATATTGATAGGAAGCATTCCCATATTTGTGGTTGGTGGTTTTGTGGCGGCGCTTAGTATTCAATCCCCATTTGTTTCAATACCTGTGGCACTTTTGATTGGTTCTTTTGTTTTGATAAGCGCGGAGATTTTTGCAAAAGAAAGGGAGGTGACAAAAACACAAGGGGCAGTAGGGGCAGGGCTGTTTCAAGTTATGGCGCTTCAAAGCGGTATGTCACGGCTTGGTATGAGTATAGCAGGTGGTATGTTTGCGGGTTTCTCAAGGAAAAAAGCGATTGAGTTTGCTTTTCTTCTCGCGATACCAGTTTTATTGGTTTCGTCTTTGGTGGAATTTGTTTTTAATGGAGGTTCATCTCATTATTTTTCACCTGACACCATTTTTTCTTCACTCATTGTTTTTATACTCATATCTGTGTTGCTTCGTCCGTCAATAGAATTTATTAACAGAGTAACACTTTATCCGTTTGCTATATATAGAATCGTGTTGGCAGGTATAATATATTTTTATTTTCTTTAATTTTAAAACAATCTTGCGCTTTTTATCCGCGGCTCTATCTGCTCCCAATTTATATCAAACTTTATCTCGTGATTAACATTTAAATCTTTGTATTTAAGAACGCCTGTCTCATACAATATATCAAAAATATCTTTTGTTATTTTTACGTCTTTTAAGCAATACTCTCTGAGTTTTTCAATTTCACCGCTTTTATACCACTCCACAGCTTCACGCCCGGTGCCAGATTTCTTTATTCCAAGGGTTCCGTCTGCAACCCAGTCAAGTTTTATTCTGCGACCCAACACTTTTCTTATTTCTACCAAAATATCAAAACTTTTTATTTCTTTCAGATCAAAAG
The sequence above is drawn from the Candidatus Campbellbacteria bacterium genome and encodes:
- a CDS encoding undecaprenyl-diphosphate phosphatase; amino-acid sequence: MLNVASALAIAFVFRGDIKKWFVDINSAVPILIGSIPIFVVGGFVAALSIQSPFVSIPVALLIGSFVLISAEIFAKEREVTKTQGAVGAGLFQVMALQSGMSRLGMSIAGGMFAGFSRKKAIEFAFLLAIPVLLVSSLVEFVFNGGSSHYFSPDTIFSSLIVFILISVLLRPSIEFINRVTLYPFAIYRIVLAGIIYFYFL